A segment of the bacterium genome:
CATGGTGGGAATTTATCCGTTCGTCCGTGAGGATGGCATATCCACCGAACCGCTCCGTAAACTGTGCAACCGGAGCATAGACAGCCTGAGCGGCGACAAGTACGGCGTTCTCGCCATTCCCGGTTATCCCGACAAGATCATTCCGACCATGGCGATGATGAATAACTATGCGTACTGGTCGATTATCGGCGCCTATGTCCAGGCGATGGAAAGCCGCGGCGTTGCGCCCTACTACTGGATGAGCTGGCATGTCCCCGGCGGAAAAGCGTATGACGACTCGATACACACGCATTTTCTCAAACGGGGATATTAAGAGTAAAATGACAATGATTATTGTGCTTTAGACAAGCTTTCTTATATTTTTTTCTTTCGGGGAGGATACCTATGAAAGTCTCGGTTACCCGACACATCGGAGTTTCTGCCGGTGTCGTTATCGTCGTTATTTTACTTGCAGCGGCAGCGCTGCCGTGTTTCGGGAAGACGCCGGAACAGAATAAACCGTATTTCCCGAAACTGGGGAATTATGCAGACCTCTACCTGCGGGGATCGTACGATATCCTCCACGTGATAAAAGTCCGCGAACTCGAAAAAATAGGCCGTGCAACCAAAGTAGCCGCACAGCGCAAACTTGCCGGGGGAAAGATCATTTCGGGAATCGGCACACCTCACATCATGTATGGCGGCGCCTGCGCGGAAGATGTTCCGGGAAATCCGAACATCGCACCCGATCCCAAGGGGCAGAACGCAGGATACCCCGGGCAGCCCGAGCTCGGCCCAAAGGATTTCCTCATGGTCGCCAACCCGACCGAGCACGTGGAAAAAGCGCATAAAAACGGGTGTTATGTGCTCGGTATCGGATTCCCGATGACAACAAACCGGTACTCTCCCCCGAATTTCAACGATCACCCGGACTACTTTATCGAGGACATGTGCGACACGTTCATCTATACATGGGGACCGAAGGAAGACGGGCTTGTCACTCCTGCGCTTACACCGGTTCTGCACCTGAAAATCTGCCCGACGAGCCCGATGACGGTGGTCGGATACTGGCTTGTCACGGCGCAGATAGCCCATAACCTTGCATATAAGGACACGAGTGGCTCCTCTAAAGCCGCTGAAAAGTACCTCGATACGCTCATGGCTCGTCTTCAGGAATTTCATGCCCGGAATATCGGAGATATTCAGGTCGCCGGCGAAACCATCGCGGATCGTGTGCTCGCGGGCGGGAAAATATATCCCTGGAGCAGCCGTGACGAATTCTGGATCGAATCGAACGGCACCGCCGGTGGTCTCATGGGTGTGTATCCCCTTGAACCGGATTCGCTCACCGCAAAGGATGTCGTAATCATCGCCGTCTCATCCGCCACAGCGGAATCAGAGATCGCCATGGCAAAAAAGGTTCGCGCAAAAGGAGCATGGATACTCGGTATATACCCGTTCAAACGTGACGATAAAATTTCGACCGAACCGCTGAAAAAGCTCTGCGATATGAGCTTCGATAACCAGAGCGGTGATGTGTACGGTGTTTTGGACATTCCGGGTTACCCGAACAAAATCATCCCCACGACGACCATGATGAACAATTACGCGTTCTGGGCTGTTGTCGGGGCCTATGTTCAGGCCATGGAAAGCCGCGGAGTGGCGCCGTACTACTGGATGAGCTTTCATGTCCCGGGCGGTAAGGAATATGATGATTCTGTCAGGGATGCGTTCCTGAAACGGGGATATTGACAGTCTGCGGAAAAAGAAGATTTGCTTTTTTTCCAATCTATTTCAATATTTCCATAACATGTTGACAAGCCTGTGTATAATTTTTTGATGGAACGCGGATTTTCGCGGATTTGTTTGTATCATTTTTCTTTATATGAATAATTAATAATCCAGTTATCCAGTTTAATAAGTATGAAAAACTTTTTTATTCAAAATTGATAATTTCTCCCGATAGTATGTGATCACCCCTGCCTGCGGTATCCATCCTTTTAAGGAGGGAGCGGTTGGAGCACTTTCATCCCCCTTTCTTTTATAAAGGGGACACGGCGAAGCCGGGGAGGATCAATCATGTTAGCTGAATTAACTGGATAACCGGAATTAATAATTACTAAAGACAGTATAATTAATTACTTATCTCTATTTGTATCTTGGTGTCTTTGTGGTTAAATATTTTTCATGAATAATCCGGGTTAAATCAGTGTTTATCCGTGTTCATCCGTGGTTACTATTTTTACCTGTATAAACAATACCTTTTAGGCGAGGAGAAGATCGATGAAAAAAACCCCAGTGTTGTTGCTGATGTTTGTGTTTTTTGTTTCGGCGATTGCTCTGGCGCAGGATTACAGCCAGCTCGACCCGAAACCGTACGACCCGAAAACCGAGCCGGACCCCGACATGTTCATCGCGAGCTGGAAAGAGTCCATGCCCCGTCATACTCACGGCTCGCTCATCGAACGTGACATCCTGACGCCCTGTACGGGAGACCCGCTGCGTCCGACCAAACATGGCGCGGTATTGCAGTACCTGAAACGGTTCGTTCACGGCACACTGAATGCGCATACCACCACGGCAGCGACCAAGCTGGACGGCGAACAGGAGATTTTCTATATCAGCTCCGGCAAAGGCGTCATCAA
Coding sequences within it:
- a CDS encoding DUF2529 family protein, translating into MKVSVTRHIGVSAGVVIVVILLAAAALPCFGKTPEQNKPYFPKLGNYADLYLRGSYDILHVIKVRELEKIGRATKVAAQRKLAGGKIISGIGTPHIMYGGACAEDVPGNPNIAPDPKGQNAGYPGQPELGPKDFLMVANPTEHVEKAHKNGCYVLGIGFPMTTNRYSPPNFNDHPDYFIEDMCDTFIYTWGPKEDGLVTPALTPVLHLKICPTSPMTVVGYWLVTAQIAHNLAYKDTSGSSKAAEKYLDTLMARLQEFHARNIGDIQVAGETIADRVLAGGKIYPWSSRDEFWIESNGTAGGLMGVYPLEPDSLTAKDVVIIAVSSATAESEIAMAKKVRAKGAWILGIYPFKRDDKISTEPLKKLCDMSFDNQSGDVYGVLDIPGYPNKIIPTTTMMNNYAFWAVVGAYVQAMESRGVAPYYWMSFHVPGGKEYDDSVRDAFLKRGY
- a CDS encoding cupin domain-containing protein; this encodes MKKTPVLLLMFVFFVSAIALAQDYSQLDPKPYDPKTEPDPDMFIASWKESMPRHTHGSLIERDILTPCTGDPLRPTKHGAVLQYLKRFVHGTLNAHTTTAATKLDGEQEIFYISSGKGVIKSGGKTADLYEGIGVLMPPGVEFTITNTGDDPLTMYIMVEPVTAGTATRKDMLVRDENIITPSSSNVHWTHIYKTLFSKNDGLTVISGMGPVWFDPMTMGQPHSHGEGVEEIWF